The stretch of DNA AGCAGAAAAACCCTTGCCGGAGCAAGGGTTATGCCGGAAGGGAAGACGGATCTCTCTTCAGCCTTCGGTGTTCGGATTGGGAGCGGGGCGGGCGGGGAAAGCGCCAGGGGCGGGCATCTTCTCAAGCTCCGCGGCAAAATAGCGCTGAAGCTCCTCGACCTTGCGCGGATCGTCGAGCGGAACTTTGCCGGTAAAATAATGTTCCGTAACGAGTTCCCAGGTGGGGACGATTTTTTGCGACAGTATCGCTTTGATCGCAATCTTGACCGTCTTGCGCTCCCGGGCGTTGGAGAAGGTGTCTTTGTAATATTTCACCTGATCCAGATCAAGCTCGCCGAAGAGTGCGCGGAAAATGTCCGACGTCATGCGCGCATCACCGAGCGCCCGGTGGGCAGAGCCCGTGGATTCAAGGCCCAGAAGCTCCATAGCGCCTTCTACGCTGACATCATTCTTCAGTCCCCGGGCGCGCAGGAGACCTTTCAGCAGATCGTAGTAAGGCGTCTTCATCCAGTAGAGGTCGTCCATCTTATGCATGCGGGTATCCTGGATAATGCGCTTCATATCCTCCCCTCCCCAGGTCAGCAGCAGCACGCCGTCCGGGCTTAGGTCAAGCCAGCGCCGAAAGGCGGAGATGACTTTGGGAAAGCGGGGGGCGATGTCGATTTCTTCCTGCGGGATGCCCGTTTTTTTCTTTATGAACGAATTTAGCGTGGCAAAATAGACGGGTCTGATCAGCGAAGTGAACTCGTCGACAGGACGCAGCGAAGCGTCCAGCCGCACGGCGCCGATCTCGATAACCTCCATCGGATGCTCGCTGGCAAACTTGCGGCCGTTGAATTCAATGTCCAGAATGATATAATCCACAAAAGTTGCCTCCGTATACGCTTAGACTGATACGATCTCTCGCACCGATTCTTCTATTTTAACAAATTGTTCCCGGATTGACTTCCTTTGAGCGCCAATTTACAATTTACTAACCTGACATACGTGAAAAGGGGAGAAATATAGATGGCAATGGAGATTGAGCGCAAGTTCCTGCTTCCTGAGTTTCCGCAGCAGCTGATTGAAGAGGGGAAGCTGAACATTCACAGCCGGCAGCGCATCGAACAGACTTATTTGGCGATTGACGGACCGCAGGAGCTGCGCGTCCGCAAGCTTGAAGACCTCAGTTCCGGCGAGCTGCATTACACCCATACGTTCAAGAACGGCCTTGGCATCAGCCGCGAGGAAATCGAATATGAAATCTCGCAGGGCTTGTACGAACAAATGATTC from Paenibacillus sophorae encodes:
- a CDS encoding CYTH domain-containing protein, which gives rise to MAMEIERKFLLPEFPQQLIEEGKLNIHSRQRIEQTYLAIDGPQELRVRKLEDLSSGELHYTHTFKNGLGISREEIEYEISQGLYEQMIRAVRAVPLIKERITGEWNGITVEIDIYDQLKLSVVEVEFHSLEEAQSFEAPDWFGLDISEEKKYSNKTVWKELQNSAH
- a CDS encoding 3'-5' exonuclease — encoded protein: MDYIILDIEFNGRKFASEHPMEVIEIGAVRLDASLRPVDEFTSLIRPVYFATLNSFIKKKTGIPQEEIDIAPRFPKVISAFRRWLDLSPDGVLLLTWGGEDMKRIIQDTRMHKMDDLYWMKTPYYDLLKGLLRARGLKNDVSVEGAMELLGLESTGSAHRALGDARMTSDIFRALFGELDLDQVKYYKDTFSNARERKTVKIAIKAILSQKIVPTWELVTEHYFTGKVPLDDPRKVEELQRYFAAELEKMPAPGAFPARPAPNPNTEG